Proteins co-encoded in one Leptospira dzoumogneensis genomic window:
- a CDS encoding Fur family transcriptional regulator yields the protein MEEDKKSASRNTKQKGEILRVIRDAKGPLSVKEIHDISKKSIQNIGIATVYRSVNHLLESGSIHEIQLPGESSRFEISHLDHHHHFHCKVCDRVFDVEICPFPMENLPKGFTLDSHEIILYGVCSECNTSSK from the coding sequence ATGGAAGAAGATAAAAAATCCGCCTCTCGAAATACCAAACAAAAGGGCGAGATCCTGAGAGTCATCCGTGACGCAAAAGGTCCTCTTTCGGTAAAGGAAATCCACGATATCTCCAAAAAATCCATACAGAATATAGGGATCGCTACCGTGTATCGGTCGGTGAACCATCTATTGGAATCAGGTTCTATCCATGAGATCCAATTGCCCGGAGAATCTTCTCGTTTCGAGATCAGTCATCTGGACCATCATCATCATTTCCATTGTAAAGTGTGCGATCGGGTTTTTGATGTGGAGATCTGTCCTTTCCCAATGGAAAATTTGCCTAAGGGATTTACATTGGATTCCCATGAAATTATTTTATACGGCGTTTGTTCCGAATGTAATACCTCTTCCAAATGA
- a CDS encoding RNA recognition motif domain-containing protein, with translation MQNRKLFVGNLNYSVRQQEISDLFANYGEVAYAKVIEGKGFGFVEMASEEQAENAKNSLNGTEFKGRTLNIDIAKPQTFNKPRRH, from the coding sequence ATGCAGAATCGCAAACTCTTTGTAGGAAATCTTAATTACTCCGTTCGCCAGCAGGAAATCAGTGACCTGTTCGCAAACTACGGAGAAGTAGCTTATGCGAAAGTAATTGAAGGTAAAGGATTCGGATTCGTGGAAATGGCTAGCGAGGAGCAAGCCGAAAACGCGAAGAATAGTCTAAACGGAACCGAATTCAAAGGTAGAACTTTGAATATCGATATCGCAAAACCTCAGACTTTCAACAAACCAAGAAGACATTAA
- a CDS encoding ClpXP protease specificity-enhancing factor SspB, whose translation MDSPNLEDIQTLREFKKQLFSVYWERFGTFYVHVMPHPDLKIGKRGLLGEEPESGIILVIGPRAARDIKIEEEWVYAELQFGYTWEEVFLPWDGIFRYFDKSQQTVTQMRIYLGKPDIPPKKEETSTAETKEEVSDPGSGSSKRKDNVIQVDFGSKTKK comes from the coding sequence ATGGATAGTCCGAATTTAGAAGACATACAAACACTTCGAGAATTCAAAAAACAACTCTTCTCGGTGTATTGGGAAAGGTTCGGCACCTTCTACGTACACGTAATGCCTCATCCGGATCTAAAGATCGGAAAAAGAGGACTCCTGGGAGAAGAGCCCGAATCAGGTATCATCCTAGTCATAGGACCCCGCGCCGCAAGAGATATCAAAATAGAAGAAGAATGGGTCTACGCTGAACTACAGTTCGGCTACACTTGGGAAGAAGTATTCCTTCCCTGGGACGGAATTTTCAGATATTTCGACAAGTCCCAACAAACAGTCACTCAAATGAGAATTTATTTAGGTAAACCGGACATTCCTCCTAAAAAAGAGGAAACATCTACGGCAGAAACCAAAGAAGAAGTTTCGGATCCTGGATCCGGATCTTCTAAACGAAAAGATAATGTAATCCAAGTAGACTTCGGGAGTAAAACAAAGAAATGA
- the htpX gene encoding protease HtpX — protein MALFRRFGLFALTNIAVIFTIGLLLRLSGLDVYLAKSGVPYATTLLFATIWGMGGAFISLLLSKFMVKASMGVQVIDPRNASGWQRDLLTRVQRLASAAGLPMPEVGYYESPEINAFATGPSRNSALVAVSTGLLNGMDSEELDGVLGHELSHVANGDMVTMTLVQGVINSFVIFFSWIVSKVIVSQLNRNDDRGSSGGFFMEFMIRQLLMVVFGLLGSIVVAYVSRAREFRADAGGAKLAGRSSMISALERLKVAFNRDPIDQRGETIAALKISNRAGGLASLFATHPPLEERIAALRAKAY, from the coding sequence ATGGCGCTTTTTCGTAGATTTGGATTATTCGCGTTAACTAATATCGCGGTAATTTTCACGATCGGATTACTACTCAGACTTTCCGGATTGGATGTATATTTGGCCAAGTCAGGGGTTCCTTACGCTACTACCCTTTTATTCGCAACGATCTGGGGTATGGGAGGCGCATTCATTTCTTTGCTGCTTTCCAAGTTTATGGTAAAGGCCTCCATGGGAGTCCAAGTTATCGATCCTAGAAACGCATCCGGATGGCAAAGAGATCTTTTAACTAGAGTGCAAAGATTGGCTTCAGCTGCAGGACTTCCAATGCCGGAAGTCGGGTATTATGAATCTCCCGAGATCAATGCATTCGCTACAGGACCTAGCAGGAACAGTGCGTTAGTAGCAGTATCCACCGGACTTTTGAACGGAATGGACAGCGAAGAATTGGATGGAGTTTTAGGACACGAACTTTCTCACGTAGCCAATGGAGACATGGTGACCATGACATTGGTACAAGGAGTGATCAACTCATTCGTGATCTTCTTCTCTTGGATCGTAAGTAAAGTGATCGTTTCTCAATTGAATCGTAACGATGACAGAGGATCCAGCGGTGGATTTTTCATGGAGTTCATGATCAGACAACTTCTGATGGTAGTCTTCGGACTTTTAGGCTCCATAGTTGTGGCTTACGTTTCCAGAGCTAGAGAGTTCCGCGCAGACGCAGGCGGAGCAAAATTGGCCGGAAGATCCAGCATGATCTCCGCTTTAGAAAGATTAAAAGTAGCTTTCAATAGAGATCCAATCGATCAAAGAGGAGAGACCATCGCCGCTTTGAAAATTTCTAACAGAGCCGGAGGACTTGCTTCCTTATTTGCAACCCACCCTCCTCTAGAAGAAAGAATTGCCGCTCTTAGAGCAAAAGCATACTAA
- a CDS encoding S1C family serine protease, translating to MQILKSGLIVLVFSLHFPLFSEERSDFDHVRKAVVQIKVYSQAFSAFTPWATDGVRASSGTGFLIGNKRILTNAHVISNAKYVQVQRYNQTEWYRVKILHVAHDCDLAVLEAEDPEFYKDSTDLSLGEIPELNSSLIVVGYPIGGNKVSVTRGIVSRKEQSKYEHSSVDSHLVLQVDAAINPGNSGGPAIQNNKVVGVAFQVATKGENIGYLIPTKVIRHFLKDIEDGRYDGYVELGIGTFNSFNTSLRKAKGIPEGLEGVFVTRILPNGSADGYLKEGDYLTEIDGLSIGRNGTITLDKDARVDFTETVDDKYSGEPIRFKVFRNGKLIDVEFKAKRMPDFDFMRNRYDTPFDYSMIGGLLFQEMTRDLLGAWSRSGSTSGGSQFLYRYDYFIEDGIGRTKKADVVLYRKLAHPVNSSSDYFLNLVLESVNGEEINSLADLKRILSGSKSKFLKLKFLNIDLPLILDRDEAQKADSQIRSTYGLE from the coding sequence ATGCAGATCCTGAAATCCGGTCTGATTGTACTAGTATTCTCTCTTCATTTTCCTCTCTTCTCGGAAGAAAGAAGTGATTTCGATCATGTGCGTAAAGCAGTCGTACAGATCAAAGTATATTCCCAAGCATTCAGCGCATTCACCCCTTGGGCAACAGACGGGGTCCGTGCAAGTTCAGGCACTGGATTTCTGATCGGAAATAAAAGAATATTAACAAATGCTCATGTAATCTCTAATGCAAAGTATGTTCAAGTCCAAAGATATAACCAGACAGAATGGTATAGGGTCAAGATACTACATGTTGCTCATGACTGCGATCTAGCGGTTCTGGAAGCGGAAGATCCTGAATTTTATAAGGACTCCACAGACCTAAGCCTGGGAGAGATCCCTGAACTCAATTCTTCTCTTATCGTCGTAGGATACCCAATCGGAGGAAATAAGGTCTCCGTGACCAGAGGGATCGTTTCCAGAAAAGAACAATCCAAATACGAACATTCTTCCGTAGACAGTCACTTAGTTTTACAAGTGGATGCTGCGATCAATCCGGGGAACTCCGGAGGACCCGCCATCCAAAACAATAAGGTGGTAGGAGTCGCATTCCAAGTCGCCACTAAAGGGGAAAATATAGGTTATCTAATCCCTACAAAAGTGATCCGTCATTTTCTAAAGGATATAGAAGACGGAAGATACGACGGTTATGTGGAACTTGGTATCGGAACATTCAATTCTTTTAATACTTCTCTCAGAAAAGCGAAAGGTATCCCTGAAGGTCTTGAGGGAGTATTTGTAACCCGTATCCTTCCTAACGGCTCCGCAGATGGATACTTAAAAGAAGGAGATTACCTGACTGAGATAGACGGGCTCTCCATCGGAAGAAACGGGACCATTACTTTGGATAAAGACGCCCGAGTAGATTTTACGGAAACTGTAGATGATAAATATTCAGGCGAACCGATCCGATTCAAAGTATTTCGTAACGGCAAATTGATCGATGTGGAATTCAAAGCCAAAAGAATGCCCGATTTCGATTTTATGAGAAATCGTTACGATACTCCGTTCGATTATTCCATGATAGGCGGATTATTATTCCAAGAGATGACCAGAGACCTTCTAGGTGCTTGGAGCAGAAGTGGCAGCACTTCCGGAGGCAGCCAGTTCTTATACAGATACGATTATTTTATAGAAGATGGGATCGGCAGGACCAAAAAAGCGGATGTGGTACTATACAGAAAATTGGCTCATCCGGTGAATTCTTCCTCCGATTATTTCCTGAACCTGGTTTTGGAATCGGTAAACGGAGAAGAGATCAATAGCCTTGCGGATCTAAAAAGGATTCTTTCGGGATCCAAGTCCAAATTCTTAAAATTAAAATTTTTGAATATAGATCTTCCATTGATCTTGGATCGGGACGAGGCTCAAAAAGCGGATTCCCAGATCAGAAGCACCTACGGTTTGGAGTAA
- a CDS encoding polysaccharide biosynthesis protein — protein MGQWNRRSLLFPLDLSFMILSYFLAHLIRFESTVFLQEPNDFFIPLLIVVACRSLVFLFSNIYRSIWAYASIHDLVEIIKTTILSSLISNTALLFYNGFEHLSRMIPVIDTLLLLGFLCIRSLSWRLVRDQYILRKKKGEGIPTLILGAGKTGATLLTELRRHNDLNLLPLGLLDDDESKIGAHIQGVPVLGKMDQAESLIRSLEIKKVLIAFSNPDGKQIGKLIKSFESENVDFKILPSLGSLFFDPPKVQQLREIRVEDVLGRPVVDLEIESIRSYIAGKTVLITGAGGSIGSELCRQVAVFHPAKMILLDSAETPLYEIDYELRKVFKDSGIQFRAVIADIKNPLRISSVFESDRPQVVFHSAAYKHVPMMEINPSEAVLNNVLGTKNLADISRIYGTERFVLISTDKAVNPVNIMGASKRVAELYLQAISQGTKTKFITVRFGNVLGSSGSVIPRFREQISNGGPVTVTHPDIIRYFMTIPEATQLVLQAAAMGEKEEIFLLDMGEPIRILNLAEDMIRLSGFRPYTDIPIVFTGLRPGEKLFEELLLDLEGIKKTHHPKIRIAAPLEEGDPSSFQARFNSLLEAAKSDREEEIFSSFKTLVPEYKIHKEYISEESSRKLKNDG, from the coding sequence ATGGGACAATGGAATCGTCGAAGCCTTCTCTTCCCTTTGGATTTAAGCTTCATGATCCTCTCCTATTTTTTAGCCCACCTGATCCGTTTCGAATCCACCGTATTTCTGCAGGAGCCTAACGACTTTTTTATCCCACTTTTGATCGTAGTAGCTTGTCGTTCTCTAGTATTTCTATTTTCGAATATTTACAGATCTATCTGGGCTTACGCTTCCATCCATGACCTAGTGGAGATTATCAAGACCACCATTCTTTCTTCACTGATCTCGAATACCGCACTTTTATTCTATAACGGATTCGAACATCTTTCCAGAATGATCCCTGTCATAGATACACTTCTTCTTTTAGGATTTTTGTGTATCCGCAGCCTTTCTTGGAGACTAGTGAGAGACCAGTACATTCTGCGCAAAAAAAAAGGAGAAGGAATTCCAACACTCATTCTAGGCGCCGGAAAAACTGGAGCCACACTTCTTACGGAATTAAGAAGGCATAACGATCTGAACCTTCTCCCCTTAGGACTCCTAGATGATGACGAATCCAAGATCGGAGCGCATATCCAAGGTGTACCGGTTTTAGGAAAAATGGACCAGGCGGAGTCTCTCATCCGCTCTCTGGAAATCAAAAAGGTGCTGATCGCATTCAGCAATCCGGATGGAAAGCAGATCGGTAAACTCATCAAAAGTTTCGAATCTGAAAATGTGGATTTTAAGATCCTTCCTTCCTTGGGTTCTCTATTTTTTGATCCTCCAAAAGTACAACAATTAAGAGAGATCCGAGTAGAAGACGTGCTCGGTCGTCCGGTTGTGGATCTAGAAATAGAATCCATCCGTTCTTATATCGCGGGTAAAACCGTTCTAATCACAGGTGCAGGCGGATCTATCGGAAGCGAATTATGCAGACAAGTTGCAGTATTTCATCCTGCAAAAATGATCCTACTCGATTCCGCAGAAACTCCTCTTTATGAAATCGATTACGAACTCAGAAAAGTTTTTAAAGACAGCGGGATCCAATTCAGAGCGGTAATCGCAGATATTAAAAATCCGTTGAGGATAAGTTCTGTTTTTGAGTCGGATCGTCCCCAAGTAGTATTTCATTCCGCGGCTTACAAACATGTACCCATGATGGAGATCAATCCATCCGAAGCGGTTTTAAATAATGTACTAGGAACCAAAAACTTAGCGGATATCTCGCGTATTTATGGGACCGAACGTTTTGTTTTAATTTCCACAGACAAGGCAGTCAATCCAGTAAACATAATGGGCGCTTCCAAGAGAGTTGCGGAGTTATATCTGCAGGCGATCTCCCAAGGCACCAAAACAAAATTTATCACAGTAAGATTCGGTAACGTGTTAGGTTCCAGCGGTTCGGTCATTCCTAGATTCAGAGAACAGATCAGCAATGGTGGTCCTGTGACTGTGACCCATCCTGATATTATCCGTTATTTTATGACAATCCCGGAAGCCACACAATTGGTTTTGCAAGCGGCAGCTATGGGGGAGAAGGAAGAAATTTTTCTCTTAGATATGGGAGAACCGATCCGCATCCTAAATCTTGCGGAAGATATGATCCGACTTTCCGGATTCAGACCTTATACGGATATTCCGATCGTGTTCACAGGTTTAAGGCCTGGAGAAAAACTATTCGAAGAACTGCTGTTAGATCTAGAAGGGATCAAAAAAACACATCATCCTAAAATCAGGATTGCAGCCCCCTTAGAGGAAGGAGATCCTAGCAGCTTCCAGGCCAGATTTAACTCTTTATTAGAAGCGGCAAAATCGGATCGAGAAGAAGAGATATTCTCTTCTTTTAAAACTCTAGTGCCTGAGTATAAAATACATAAAGAATATATCAGCGAGGAATCCTCGCGTAAGTTGAAAAATGATGGATAG
- a CDS encoding LB_289 family protein: MKRTELERRERDLRKAQKKQEALDKRGGGNGVGDFIDQLSGLFRYDATEIFNTKDDINILEVLEEMQMILPQKKWDDVLKKSIKKTGVLEKDRAYKELLELLSVEENEDEEEEVGV, from the coding sequence ATGAAACGGACCGAATTGGAGAGACGAGAAAGAGATCTCCGCAAAGCGCAAAAAAAACAAGAGGCCCTAGATAAACGCGGAGGCGGAAACGGAGTCGGCGATTTTATCGATCAGCTTTCCGGGTTATTCCGTTACGACGCAACAGAGATCTTCAATACAAAAGACGATATCAATATTCTGGAAGTTTTGGAAGAGATGCAAATGATCCTTCCCCAGAAAAAATGGGACGATGTTCTAAAAAAATCGATTAAGAAGACAGGCGTTTTAGAAAAAGACAGAGCCTATAAAGAACTCTTAGAACTTCTGAGTGTAGAAGAGAACGAGGATGAAGAGGAAGAAGTAGGCGTTTAA
- a CDS encoding adenine phosphoribosyltransferase, whose protein sequence is MSIVKSKIRTIPDYPRKGILFRDITSLLLDPEGLALTIGTFVDRYTGKGITKVAGIEARGFIIGAPLAFQLGVGFIPIRKKGKLPSETVSQEYDLEYGKDVIEIHKDSVVPGDRILLMDDLIATGGTMIAAVQLLQKLGAEVPEVGVIIDLPDLGGATKLSKDLGVNVFSICEFEGH, encoded by the coding sequence ATGTCCATAGTTAAAAGCAAAATTCGCACGATCCCGGATTATCCCCGCAAAGGAATCCTATTCAGAGACATCACTTCCCTATTATTAGATCCGGAAGGTTTAGCTCTTACCATAGGCACTTTCGTGGACCGGTACACAGGCAAAGGAATCACTAAAGTTGCCGGAATTGAAGCAAGAGGTTTTATCATTGGTGCACCTCTCGCATTCCAATTGGGAGTAGGTTTTATACCTATCCGTAAAAAAGGAAAACTTCCTTCTGAAACTGTTTCCCAAGAATACGATCTAGAATATGGAAAAGATGTGATCGAGATCCATAAAGATTCCGTGGTTCCTGGAGACAGGATCCTGCTCATGGACGACTTGATCGCAACAGGCGGGACAATGATCGCAGCAGTTCAGTTATTACAAAAGCTGGGTGCAGAAGTTCCGGAAGTAGGAGTCATCATTGATCTTCCTGATCTGGGCGGAGCAACAAAATTAAGTAAAGATCTAGGTGTAAACGTATTCTCTATCTGCGAATTCGAAGGACATTAA
- a CDS encoding NCS2 family permease, which yields MSKYKWFVAGDLDGFFGLMIDNLIQILVLVALCIGFCGMPQDFVFRVVIPGAAISLLVGNIFYAWQARQLSISENRSDVTALPYGINTVSLFAFVFFVMFPVYQKTNSYKAAWSIGLLASFLSGLIEFFGAFVAEKIRKATPRAALLSALAGIALTFISMDFLVRTFLNPLVAFVPFGIILLQYFGRVVFPFKIPGGLISVIVGTLLAWYLPHITGKQMMDGAALHSSIDFGFNFPVWSGVDLFEAWNQIGIREYLSVILPMGIFNVIGSLQNIESAEAAGDKYNTRNSLMMNGVGTIVGSLFGSPFPTTIYIGHPGWKALGARSGYSSLNGIFMTLIAFFGLVSFVCALIPVEAGMAIVLWIGIVIGAQAFEATPTRHAPAVVIGLLPALAGWGVLMIQSAFNYAAPILAKAIEGTEAASKTQNIWLSTVPLDQPIFPYSLGGLLSLSQGFLLSSMVWAAIATFVIDRDFKKAIIASLIGAFLAGTGFIHSYSLAGNAILNSFQLNLGPFVWSYLSLAGLFLLASFLKKEPRAV from the coding sequence ATGAGCAAATACAAATGGTTTGTTGCCGGGGACCTGGATGGATTCTTCGGCCTGATGATCGATAACCTGATCCAAATTTTGGTTCTGGTAGCTTTGTGTATCGGTTTTTGTGGAATGCCTCAGGACTTCGTATTCAGAGTGGTGATCCCTGGAGCTGCGATCTCTCTTTTAGTCGGAAATATTTTCTACGCTTGGCAGGCAAGACAACTCTCAATTTCTGAAAACAGAAGTGATGTAACTGCATTACCTTACGGGATCAATACGGTTTCTTTATTTGCATTCGTCTTTTTCGTAATGTTCCCGGTTTACCAAAAAACGAATAGTTATAAAGCTGCTTGGTCTATCGGACTTCTAGCAAGTTTTCTATCCGGTTTGATCGAATTTTTCGGGGCATTTGTTGCGGAGAAGATCCGCAAGGCAACTCCAAGAGCTGCGCTTCTTTCTGCGTTAGCCGGGATTGCACTTACATTTATCTCCATGGACTTTTTGGTCCGTACATTCTTAAATCCACTGGTTGCATTTGTTCCATTCGGAATTATTCTTTTACAATATTTCGGAAGAGTGGTATTTCCATTTAAGATCCCTGGCGGACTTATCTCCGTAATCGTGGGAACCTTATTAGCCTGGTATCTTCCCCATATCACCGGAAAACAGATGATGGACGGAGCTGCCTTACATTCTTCCATCGATTTTGGATTTAATTTTCCGGTATGGAGCGGAGTAGATCTATTCGAGGCTTGGAACCAGATCGGTATCAGAGAATATCTATCTGTGATCTTGCCTATGGGAATTTTTAACGTAATCGGTTCTTTACAAAATATAGAATCCGCAGAAGCAGCAGGAGATAAATACAATACCAGAAATTCTCTTATGATGAACGGTGTTGGAACAATTGTAGGTTCTTTGTTCGGATCTCCTTTCCCTACTACAATTTACATCGGTCATCCAGGTTGGAAGGCACTAGGAGCTAGATCCGGTTATTCCAGTTTGAACGGAATTTTCATGACATTGATCGCGTTTTTTGGTCTGGTCAGTTTTGTATGCGCTCTCATCCCTGTGGAAGCTGGAATGGCAATCGTACTCTGGATCGGTATCGTGATCGGTGCACAAGCATTCGAAGCTACACCCACGAGACATGCACCGGCGGTTGTGATCGGACTCCTTCCTGCACTAGCCGGTTGGGGAGTATTGATGATCCAAAGTGCATTTAATTATGCAGCCCCGATTTTAGCAAAAGCGATAGAAGGAACAGAGGCCGCTTCCAAAACCCAGAATATCTGGCTTTCTACAGTGCCTCTAGACCAACCGATTTTTCCGTATTCTTTAGGCGGGCTTTTGAGTTTATCCCAAGGATTTTTACTTTCTTCCATGGTTTGGGCTGCGATCGCTACATTTGTGATCGATCGAGATTTTAAGAAGGCGATCATCGCCAGTTTGATCGGTGCATTTCTTGCCGGAACAGGATTTATACATTCTTATTCCTTGGCTGGAAACGCAATTTTGAACTCTTTTCAGCTGAACCTGGGTCCATTTGTTTGGTCATATTTATCACTTGCGGGACTTTTTCTTCTCGCTTCTTTCTTGAAGAAGGAACCTAGAGCGGTCTAA
- a CDS encoding S1C family serine protease has protein sequence MRSKILLVIISICVFSSGLSAKKPKPSPKSVPNGVASQAKAEEEYKKSIVQVKISYQEPDYFNPWKKKNPKVRRGVGIVVPGEKILLPAHLLTHSTLIEVKKHSSYAETKATVSRQDPESDLALLKIEEENFFKDLIPFEFQKEIDYPRQVSIYQLDNSGSIQSASGALISMDLDQYPQGMVELPVLDVNSTETLNGNGEVLLEKGKVSGILFDFSGDKNSGRAIPSFLISKFLGDFGKTEIPFKGFRYRPIMDKATKDFYSLKTKDQGILVAEILPDSSADGILKIGDVILEFGGKKIDSKGYFHHPKYGKQVLSYIAHIGDEFGYQLGKQIPIKIIRSGKEEEVQLTLKPFPYSSIRIPHRNIAPKSEYYFDGGFLFVELSEGYLLEWGKDWRSKVDRKLLYTFDYHKFSTGDKKEGKFVLLSQVIPDESNQGYHEVSGRLVDQVNGKPIQSVQDISNEVRSSKSRYITILLDDGTDVVLDKESLNSANQRIQKEYRIPRSSMGPR, from the coding sequence GTGAGATCCAAGATCCTTCTAGTCATTATCAGCATTTGTGTTTTCAGTTCGGGATTATCCGCTAAAAAACCGAAACCTTCACCTAAATCCGTTCCGAACGGGGTCGCGTCCCAGGCAAAAGCGGAAGAAGAATACAAAAAGAGTATAGTACAAGTAAAGATCTCCTACCAAGAACCTGACTATTTCAACCCTTGGAAAAAGAAAAACCCGAAGGTAAGAAGAGGAGTCGGGATCGTAGTCCCTGGAGAAAAGATCCTACTCCCTGCACATCTACTCACCCACTCCACATTGATAGAAGTTAAAAAACATTCTTCTTATGCGGAGACAAAGGCGACCGTTTCAAGACAAGATCCGGAATCCGATCTTGCATTATTAAAAATTGAAGAAGAGAACTTCTTCAAAGATTTGATCCCTTTCGAATTCCAAAAAGAGATAGATTATCCTAGACAGGTTTCCATCTACCAATTGGACAATTCCGGTTCTATCCAATCCGCTTCAGGCGCCCTCATCAGTATGGATCTGGACCAATATCCGCAGGGAATGGTAGAACTACCGGTTTTGGATGTGAATTCCACTGAAACACTGAACGGAAACGGAGAAGTTCTATTAGAAAAAGGGAAAGTAAGCGGTATACTTTTCGACTTCTCCGGAGATAAGAACTCGGGTAGAGCGATCCCTTCCTTTTTGATCAGTAAATTTTTAGGAGATTTCGGCAAAACCGAGATCCCTTTTAAAGGTTTCCGCTATAGGCCGATCATGGACAAGGCCACTAAGGATTTTTACTCTCTCAAAACAAAAGACCAGGGGATTTTAGTAGCGGAGATCTTACCGGATAGTTCCGCGGATGGAATATTAAAGATAGGTGATGTAATCCTAGAGTTCGGCGGCAAAAAAATAGACTCCAAAGGATATTTTCATCATCCAAAATACGGTAAACAGGTTCTATCTTACATAGCTCATATAGGAGACGAATTCGGTTACCAATTAGGAAAACAGATCCCGATCAAGATCATCCGATCCGGCAAAGAAGAAGAAGTCCAACTTACCTTAAAACCGTTTCCTTATTCTTCTATCCGGATCCCTCATAGGAACATTGCACCTAAATCGGAATATTATTTCGATGGCGGTTTCCTATTCGTAGAACTTTCAGAAGGTTACCTGCTCGAATGGGGAAAGGATTGGAGATCTAAAGTAGATCGCAAACTTCTATACACTTTCGATTATCATAAGTTTAGCACAGGCGACAAAAAAGAAGGTAAATTCGTATTACTTTCCCAGGTCATTCCGGACGAATCCAATCAGGGTTATCATGAAGTTTCCGGAAGATTAGTAGATCAAGTAAACGGTAAACCTATTCAATCGGTCCAAGATATATCCAATGAAGTGAGATCTTCCAAGTCCAGGTATATTACGATTTTATTAGATGATGGAACGGATGTTGTTTTGGATAAAGAAAGCCTAAATTCGGCTAACCAAAGGATCCAAAAAGAGTACAGGATCCCTAGATCCTCAATGGGCCCTCGTTAA
- a CDS encoding AZOBR_p60025 family cell surface glycopolymer formation protein, translating into MSGSLSKFLPNEKLRSEWIAALGNPKLVTVVFIILYSFSSFCVWKKYSWSPSSQVNFGKEFADQNKDQTPPGAIVFLGEEGNLGAGYDGQIFYYYSRMLSGFSLDWPQGFETSFRAPRIGYPLLVSPFGWFGMNATIFGMYILNLGIFYLSYLAIRDLLSEPKKYLSSFYLVSPFALGSYILLVSDTVMMGLSVLAYWCFIKKRFWVFSLLAGLAILTKEQAIFLFFPLGLIALFERDFRKTAWVASSLVLPAAWSLYLRTQFPEWTPGSLGHFFDPFGGLLGYFGELQQALVSEDRNFILLIKKFSRFPLVLLLLSGTYLLFKGDWKKGLAFRLGFGILLLTAYAGGYVLYWATYENVSRMFTFSLPLLIFWEKEDDTLPSATYWALLGIILISFLIKLAFISKPLRHLVW; encoded by the coding sequence ATGTCCGGATCATTATCTAAATTTTTACCGAATGAGAAACTGAGATCTGAATGGATTGCAGCTTTAGGAAATCCTAAGCTAGTTACTGTAGTTTTTATCATTCTGTATTCATTCTCCTCTTTTTGCGTATGGAAAAAATATTCCTGGAGCCCTAGTTCTCAGGTAAATTTCGGAAAAGAATTCGCGGACCAAAACAAAGATCAAACTCCTCCGGGTGCAATCGTATTTTTGGGAGAGGAAGGGAATCTAGGCGCCGGTTACGATGGACAGATCTTTTATTATTATTCTAGGATGTTATCCGGTTTTAGTTTGGATTGGCCCCAAGGTTTCGAGACAAGTTTCAGAGCGCCCAGGATAGGTTATCCACTTTTAGTTTCCCCATTCGGTTGGTTCGGAATGAATGCAACCATCTTCGGGATGTACATCCTAAATTTAGGGATCTTCTATCTTTCTTATTTGGCGATCCGGGACCTATTGTCCGAACCTAAAAAATACCTAAGTTCATTCTATCTAGTTTCCCCGTTCGCTTTGGGGAGTTATATCTTACTTGTATCCGACACAGTGATGATGGGATTAAGCGTCTTAGCATATTGGTGTTTTATAAAAAAAAGATTCTGGGTCTTCTCCTTGTTAGCCGGTCTTGCAATTCTCACAAAAGAACAGGCAATCTTTTTGTTTTTCCCTTTGGGACTGATCGCATTATTCGAAAGAGATTTCAGAAAAACTGCCTGGGTGGCTTCTTCTTTGGTCCTGCCTGCAGCCTGGAGTCTCTACCTGAGAACCCAATTCCCGGAATGGACACCTGGAAGTTTAGGCCATTTTTTCGATCCATTCGGGGGGCTTTTAGGATATTTCGGGGAACTCCAACAGGCTCTAGTTTCAGAAGATCGAAATTTTATCCTTCTGATCAAAAAATTCTCCAGATTCCCTTTGGTACTTCTTCTTTTATCCGGCACCTATCTGTTATTTAAAGGGGATTGGAAGAAGGGACTGGCATTCAGGTTAGGCTTTGGAATTCTTTTATTAACCGCGTATGCGGGAGGTTATGTTCTCTATTGGGCCACCTACGAGAATGTTTCCAGAATGTTTACATTCAGCCTTCCTTTATTAATTTTTTGGGAAAAAGAAGACGATACCCTTCCCAGCGCGACTTATTGGGCCTTATTAGGGATCATTCTAATTTCGTTTTTAATAAAATTGGCATTCATTTCCAAACCTCTGCGTCACCTGGTCTGGTGA